In the Dioscorea cayenensis subsp. rotundata cultivar TDr96_F1 chromosome 12, TDr96_F1_v2_PseudoChromosome.rev07_lg8_w22 25.fasta, whole genome shotgun sequence genome, one interval contains:
- the LOC120273532 gene encoding laccase-22-like: MESWPRSLLLVLCLWPLLVDGMVRHYKFNVVMKNTTRLCSSKPIVTVNGKFPGPTLYAREGDNVLVKVTNHIKYNVTIHWHGIRQIRTGWADGPAYITQCPIPSKQSYVYNFTITGQRGTLLWHAHILWLRATLHGGVVILPKLHVPYPFPAPYKEVVVILGEWWKSDTEAVINEAMKSGIAPNVSDAHTINGHPGPMSTCATSQDGFKLKVDSGKTYMLRVINAALNEELFFKVAGHQLTVVEVDAVYTKPFKTDTILIAPGQTTNVLLTADQGAGQYLVTASPYMDAPIAVDNKTATATVHYTNTVSTSAITTTNPPPQNATPVASNFIDSLRSLNSKRYPAKVPLKVDHSLLFTVGLGINPCPTCIAGNGSRVVAAINNVSFVMPTTALLQAHYFNISGVFTKDFPGNPPIAFNYTGSGPANLQTMTGTRLYQLAYNSTVQVVLQDTGIISPETHPVHLHGFNFFAVGRGLGNYNPKTSPKKFNLVDPIERNTIGVPSGGWVAIRFLADNPGVWFLHCHLEVHTTWGLKMAFVVENGKGPNESLLPPPKDLPIC; the protein is encoded by the exons atgGAGTCATGGCCTAGATCCCTTCTACTCGTGCTCTGCCTATGGCCATTGCTCGTAGATGGCATGGTCAGGCATTACAAGTTCAAT GTGGTGATGAAAAACACAACGAGGTTATGTTCTAGCAAACCCATCGTGACGGTGAATGGCAAGTTCCCCGGACCAACCTTGTATGCGAGAGAAGGCGAcaatgtgcttgtcaaggtcaCCAACCACATCAAGTATAACGTAACCATTCACTG GCACGGGATTAGACAAATTAGGACCGGATGGGCTGATGGGCCTGCTTATATCACTCAGTGCCCAATCCCGTCAAAGCAAAGCTATGTCTACAATTTCACAATAACCGGGCAAAGAGGCACCCTTCTGTGGCACGCCCACATCTTATGGCTCAGGGCTACTCTGCACGGAGGAGTTGTCATCTTGCCCAAGCTTCATGTGCCTTACCCATTCCCTGCTCCTTACAAAGAGGTGGTTGTCATCTTAG gagaatGGTGGAAGTCTGATACAGAAGCTGTGATCAATGAGGCAATGAAATCTGGTATAGCTCCAAATGTTTCCGATGCACACACTATCAATGGTCATCCAGGGCCTATGTCAACTTGCGCAACTTCTCAag ATGGCTTCAAACTCAAGGTGGATAGTGGGAAAACATACATGCTTAGGGTCATCAATGCTGCGCTCAATGAGGAGCTATTTTTCAAGGTGGCCGGGCATCAACTGACAGTTGTGGAAGTGGATGCTGTGTACACTAAGCCATTTAAGACTGATACGATACTGATAGCACCAGGCCAAACCACAAATGTCCTGTTGACTGCTGATCAAGGTGCAGGGCAATACCTTGTGACTGCCTCTCCCTACATGGATGCTCCTATTGCCGTGGATAATAAGACCGCCACAGCCACCGTGCATTACACCAACACAGTATCCACGAGTGCTATCACAACCACTAATCCTCCTCCGCAGAATGCAACCCCTGTGGCATCCAACTTCATTGACTCACTCCGTAGCCTAAACTCCAAAAGATATCCAGCTAAAGTGCCACTGAAGGTAGACCATTCCCTTTTATTCACTGTTGGTCTGGGCATCAACCCATGCCCAACTTGCATAGCAGGCAATGGAAGTCGGGTTGTGGCAGCCATCAACAACGTAAGCTTTGTGATGCCGACCACTGCGCTCCTCCAAGCACATTATTTCAACATTAGTGGAGTGTTCACAAAAGATTTCCCCGGAAATCCTCCCATAGCCTTCAATTACACAGGCAGTGGTCCAGCAAACTTGCAGACCATGACTGGGACCAGATTATATCAGCTTGCTTATAACTCAACTGTGCAAGTTGTATTACAAGACACTGGCATCATCTCACCAGAAACCCACCCAGTCCATTTGCATGGATTTAATTTCTTTGCTGTTGGGCGTGGGTTAGGGAATTATAATCCAAAAACATCTCCAAAGAAGTTTAATCTTGTTGATCCGATTGAGAGAAACACCATTGGTGTTCCTTCAGGAGGATGGGTCGCTATCCGATTCCTAGCTGATAATCCAg GCGTTTGGTTTTTACATTGTCATTTAGAAGTGCACACGACTTGGGGGTTGAAGATGGCCTTTGTTGTGGAGAACGGGAAAGGTCCAAATGAGTCTTTATTGCCACCACCAAAGGATCTTCCAATTTGTTAA
- the LOC120273376 gene encoding uncharacterized acetyltransferase At3g50280-like, protein MTPSRSSRSPTSSSTVTILSKSTVYPDRRSNMADLKLSVSDLPMLSCHYIQKGLIFPQPPFPFLSLLTQSLSRALSIFPALAGRLTTRPDGRIFISCNDAGADLIHAIAPSFTTSGVLPACSDTTPVFKEFFALDGCLSYEGHIQPLAAFQITELGDGAVFIGCTVNHALVDGTSFWNFFNAWAELCRTGGPKVSLQPDFRRNYFGDSKAVLDFPDGAVPKPTFPVDDPIRERIFHFTREAILQLKDRANLSPSKQQAVSGSMDEIYGKQTHDRKADEISSFQSLCAQLWISVTRARVKHLSSEATTTFRMAVNCRHRLVPPVDTYYFGNAIQSIPTTASVGQVAAKDLRWVAGLLHRNVLAYNSEQVRKAVAEWEVAPRCFPLGNPDGAGITMGSSPRFPMYDNDFGWGRPLAARSGRANKFDGKISAFPGRDRDGSVDLEVCLAPETMTALLDDHHFMQYVSQHAILPVHSSK, encoded by the coding sequence ATGACTCCGTCTCGCTCATCCCGCTCTCCGACTTCTTCCTCAACTGTTACCATCCTATCCAAGTCCACCGTTTATCCTGACAGGAGATCTAACATGGCCGACCTCAAGCTCTCTGTCTCGGACCTTCCCATGCTTTCCTGCCATTACATCCAGAAGGGCCTCATCTTCCCACAGCCTCCCTTCCCCTTCCTCTCCCTCCTCACACAGTCCCTCTCCCGCGCCCTCTCCATCTTCCCCGCCCTCGCCGGTCGTCTGACAACCCGTCCCGACGGGCGTATCTTCATCTCTTGCAACGACGCTGGCGCGGACTTGATCCACGCCATCGCTCCCAGCTTCACAACTAGTGGCGTCCTCCCGGCCTGTTCTGATACCACTCCTGTCTTTAAGGAGTTCTTTGCGCTCGACGGGTGTCTTAGCTATGAGGGTCACATCCAACCTCTAGCCGCCTTCCAGATCACTGAACTCGGGGACGGTGCTGTATTCATTGGTTGCACCGTCAACCACGCCCTTGTTGACGGCACTTCTTTTTGGAACTTCTTTAATGCATGGGCCGAGCTATGCCGCACCGGCGGTCCAAAGGTCTCCCTCCAGCCAGACTTTCGCCGGAATTATTTTGGCGATTCTAAAGCAGTGCTTGATTTTCCGGATGGTGCAGTCCCCAAACCAACATTCCCCGTCGATGATCCCATACGCGAGCGCATCTTCCATTTCACCCGAGAGGCCATTCTGCAGTTGAAAGACAGGGCAAATCTCTCTCCTTCCAAACAGCAAGCCGTCAGTGGCTCCATGGATGAGATTTATGGGAAACAGACGCATGATCGGAAGGCAGATGAGATATCGTCCTTCCAATCTCTCTGTGCGCAGCTGTGGATATCCGTGACGCGTGCACGGGTCAAACATCTCTCGAGTGAGGCCACGACAACATTCAGGATGGCGGTCAACTGCCGACATAGGTTGGTGCCACCCGTAGATACATACTACTTTGGTAATGCGATCCAAAGCATCCCCACGACGGCCTCAGTGGGGCAAGTTGCGGCCAAAGATCTTCGTTGGGTCGCTGGGTTGCTGCACCGCAATGTGTTGGCTTATAACAGCGAGCAAGTGAGGAAAGCTGTGGCGGAGTGGGAGGTTGCACCTCGGTGCTTCCCCTTGGGGAACCCAGATGGCGCTGGAATCACGATGGGCAGCTCCCCCAGGTTCCCCATGTACGACAATGACTTTGGATGGGGTCGACCATTGGCTGCACGGAGTGGTCGGGCAAACAAATTTGACGGCAAGATATCCGCATTCCCTGGCAGGGACAGAGATGGTAGCGTGGACCTCGAGGTATGTCTTGCGCCGGAGACCATGACGGCTCTGTTGGATGATCACCACTTTATGCAGTATGTCTCGCAGCATGCCATCCTTCCTGTGCACTCCTCCAAGTAA
- the LOC120273533 gene encoding 50S ribosomal protein L4, chloroplastic: MATCVASPSLSFSSSSIFFSSSRITYKPPPCSPGILNRTLTIRSDLSTLPILSFSGEKVGDASLDLKSAPPDTARSVVHRGIITDQQNQRRGTASTLTRAEVSGGGKKPYQQKKTGRARRGSQRTPLRPGGGVVFGPRPRDWSIKINRKEKQLALSTAIASAVAAADAFVVEDFGKEFAGGPKTKEFVAAMRRWGLNPNEKAMFLMTEVPDNVMLSCRNIGTLKMLTPRTLNLFDILDSKKLVFTRSALEYLNSMYGLDAVQDEDQEEIS, from the coding sequence ATGGCCACTTGTGTAGCATCCCCCTCCCTCTCCTTTTCCTCTTCCTCCATTTTCTTCTCCTCATCACGGATTACTTACAAACCGCCACCGTGTTCCCCAGGAATTCTAAACAGAACCCTAACCATCCGCTCTGACCTCTCCACTCTCCCCATCCTTTCTTTCTCCGGTGAAAAGGTCGGCGACGCCTCCCTCGACCTTAAGTCCGCTCCTCCCGATACCGCCCGCTCCGTCGTCCACCGTGGCATCATCACCGACCAGCAGAACCAACGCCGCGGTACCGCCTCCACCCTCACCCGTGCTGAGGTTAGTGGCGGTGGCAAAAAGCCCTACCAACAGAAGAAGACTGGCCGGGCCCGCCGCGGTTCCCAGCGGACTCCTCTCCGTCCCGGAGGCGGGGTGGTTTTTGGCCCGAGGCCAAGGGACTGGTCCATCAAGATCAACCGCAAGGAAAAGCAACTGGCTCTCTCCACCGCCATTGCAAGCGCCGTTGCTGCAGCCGATGCCTTCGTTGTGGAGGATTTCGGGAAGGAGTTTGCGGGCGGGCCGAAGACGAAAGAGTTTGTGGCGGCAATGAGGAGGTGGGGACTGAATCCCAACGAGAAGGCCATGTTCCTCATGACGGAGGTCCCGGATAACGTGATGCTGTCCTGCAGGAACATCGGGACGCTGAAGATGCTGACTCCGAGAACACTGAATCTATTTGACATCTTGGATTCCAAGAAGCTGGTGTTCACCCGGTCTGCTTTGGAGTACCTCAACTCAATGTATGGATTGGACGCGGTCCAAGACGAAGACCAGGAGGAGATCTCTTGA